In Brevundimonas subvibrioides, a genomic segment contains:
- a CDS encoding glutathionylspermidine synthase family protein → MKRITLPERPDWQTRAEGLGFTWHHDSGEPYWDDATAYEFSLVEIEDGLEAPTAELHQMCLDLVDETVKSERLMELLEIPEKLRDYVADSWKRGDPSLYGRFDFAYDGRGPARLYEYNADTPTSVYESAVFQWLWLEERIADGSIPAASDQFNSLHEALIARFRAIFPMGGFVHFASDPDFVEDRQTVRFLEDLARQAGLDPKFVAIGDIGLNADGRFVDEQNWLIQAMFKLYPWEQMLRDDYAEPLPTAEVTVLEPAWKSILSNKGILPLLWERHGGHPNLLESYFEDDAKASALSAAHVRKPLFSREGANIDIVEAGRTESGLDGGYSGRAILQAVHEAPVFDGRHVIVGSWVVGHQPAGIGLREDAGRITSNRSRFVPHLIRD, encoded by the coding sequence ATGAAACGCATCACGCTTCCCGAACGTCCCGACTGGCAGACCCGGGCCGAAGGGCTGGGGTTCACCTGGCACCACGACTCGGGCGAGCCCTACTGGGACGACGCGACAGCGTATGAATTCTCGCTGGTCGAGATCGAGGACGGGCTGGAGGCTCCGACCGCCGAACTGCATCAGATGTGCCTGGATCTCGTCGACGAGACGGTGAAGTCCGAGCGGCTGATGGAGCTGCTGGAGATTCCGGAAAAGCTACGCGATTACGTCGCCGACAGCTGGAAGCGGGGCGACCCGTCGCTCTATGGCCGGTTTGACTTCGCCTACGACGGACGCGGACCAGCCAGGCTGTACGAGTACAACGCCGACACGCCGACCTCGGTCTATGAGAGCGCGGTGTTCCAGTGGCTGTGGCTGGAGGAGCGGATCGCGGACGGCTCGATCCCGGCTGCCTCGGATCAGTTCAACAGCCTGCACGAGGCGTTGATCGCCCGGTTCCGGGCCATCTTCCCGATGGGCGGATTCGTGCATTTCGCATCCGACCCGGACTTCGTGGAGGATCGCCAGACCGTACGCTTCCTCGAGGACCTGGCCAGACAGGCCGGGCTGGACCCGAAGTTCGTGGCCATCGGCGACATCGGGCTGAATGCCGACGGTCGGTTCGTGGACGAGCAGAACTGGCTGATCCAGGCGATGTTCAAGCTCTATCCCTGGGAACAGATGCTGCGCGACGACTATGCCGAGCCCCTGCCGACGGCGGAGGTCACCGTGCTGGAACCCGCCTGGAAATCGATCCTCTCCAACAAGGGCATCCTGCCCCTGCTGTGGGAGCGGCATGGCGGCCATCCCAACCTGCTGGAGTCGTATTTCGAGGACGATGCGAAGGCATCGGCCCTGTCAGCGGCGCATGTCCGAAAGCCGCTGTTCTCCCGCGAGGGGGCCAACATCGACATCGTCGAGGCGGGCCGCACCGAGAGTGGTCTGGACGGCGGCTATAGCGGCCGGGCGATCCTGCAGGCCGTGCATGAAGCGCCTGTATTCGATGGCCGTCATGTCATTGTCGGCAGCTGGGTCGTGGGTCATCAACCGGCCGGTATCGGTCTGCGCGAAGATGCGGGCCGGATCACCAGCAACCGCTCGCGCTTCGTTCCGCACCTGATCCGCGACTGA
- a CDS encoding PspA/IM30 family protein, with translation MSMLTKLSALFRGTAHDAAQSVVDQNALKILDQEIRDADTSQGKARDDLAGLVARRRMAESEMASFRDQIVKYESSTRAALGQGKTDLAREVAGRIAELESEIATREPVIENMKQAEARLRTAIASTDQKIETLRREIDIVKVNESVQRAQTSVALQSAGAQSRIGSAADSLQRIKQRQAVQEERLRVGQEFEDKRTGADLDAKLKEAGILPGHSSADDVLARLTQAEVTVVTPRIGQSTPGEKEPG, from the coding sequence ATGTCCATGCTCACCAAACTCTCCGCCCTGTTCCGCGGCACCGCCCATGATGCGGCCCAGTCCGTCGTCGACCAGAACGCCCTGAAGATCCTCGACCAGGAGATCCGCGACGCCGATACCTCCCAGGGCAAGGCCCGCGATGACCTCGCCGGTCTGGTCGCGCGCCGCCGCATGGCGGAAAGCGAAATGGCCTCGTTCCGCGACCAGATCGTCAAATACGAAAGCTCGACCCGCGCCGCCCTGGGCCAGGGCAAGACCGATCTGGCCCGCGAAGTCGCCGGACGTATCGCCGAGCTGGAATCGGAGATCGCCACGCGCGAGCCGGTGATCGAGAACATGAAACAGGCCGAGGCGCGCCTGCGCACTGCCATCGCCTCGACCGACCAGAAGATCGAGACCCTGCGTCGCGAGATCGACATCGTGAAGGTCAACGAGAGCGTCCAGCGGGCCCAGACCTCCGTCGCGCTGCAATCTGCCGGTGCCCAGTCCCGCATCGGTTCGGCCGCCGACAGCCTCCAGCGCATCAAGCAGCGCCAGGCGGTGCAGGAAGAACGCCTTCGCGTCGGTCAGGAGTTCGAGGACAAGCGCACGGGTGCCGACCTCGACGCCAAGCTGAAGGAGGCGGGAATCCTGCCGGGCCATTCGTCGGCGGATGACGTGCTGGCCCGTCTGACCCAGGCCGAGGTGACGGTCGTCACGCCGCGCATCGGGCAGTCGACGCCGGGCGAGAAGGAGCCGGGCTGA